In Companilactobacillus allii, one genomic interval encodes:
- the cas1 gene encoding type II CRISPR-associated endonuclease Cas1: MGWETIYITSRSKLSYKSNHLLVQTVADIQEIPFHHIGCIVIATTQAVITGYLVEKLTQADIKVIFCDSDHNPCAELNGYYSNNNRNQNIEKQFSWPIPKKELLWTSIVTNKIENQINVLKQYNLDTTAIIQEFNQIKDNDKTNREAVIAMKYFPALFGSNFSRGNKEDNINKMLNYGYTILLSSVNQEIIAQGYLTQLGIHHHSNQNDFNLSSDLMEPFRQFVDQIVVEHKDSDFDLETKLDILAVLEKQISYNDKNYILKNAINQHVQNCFKFLDSQKLSVAKVDFKNEV, from the coding sequence ATGGGATGGGAAACGATATATATAACTTCAAGATCCAAACTATCTTATAAATCCAATCATTTGTTAGTACAAACGGTAGCTGACATTCAAGAAATTCCTTTTCATCATATTGGATGCATCGTTATTGCCACAACACAAGCAGTAATTACTGGTTATTTAGTTGAGAAACTAACTCAAGCAGATATTAAAGTTATTTTTTGTGACAGTGATCATAATCCATGTGCTGAACTAAATGGATATTATTCAAATAATAACCGTAATCAAAATATTGAAAAGCAATTTTCTTGGCCAATACCCAAAAAAGAACTTCTTTGGACTAGTATTGTTACCAACAAAATTGAAAATCAAATTAACGTATTGAAACAATATAACTTAGATACAACGGCTATCATACAAGAATTTAATCAAATAAAAGACAATGACAAAACAAACCGTGAGGCAGTAATAGCAATGAAGTATTTCCCAGCATTATTTGGTAGCAACTTTTCAAGAGGTAATAAAGAAGATAATATCAACAAAATGCTTAATTATGGATATACTATTTTGTTATCATCAGTCAATCAAGAGATAATTGCACAAGGATATCTAACACAATTGGGCATTCATCATCACAGTAATCAAAATGACTTTAATTTATCTAGTGACCTTATGGAGCCTTTTAGACAATTCGTCGATCAAATAGTAGTTGAACATAAAGATAGTGATTTTGATCTAGAAACAAAGCTAGATATATTAGCAGTCTTAGAAAAGCAAATATCATACAATGATAAAAATTACATTTTAAAAAATGCTATTAATCAACACGTTCAAAATTGCTTTAAGTTTTTAGACTCACAGAAGCTTTCTGTAGCTAAGGTGGACTTCAAAAATGAGGTGTAG
- the cas2 gene encoding CRISPR-associated endonuclease Cas2, with protein sequence MRLMIMFDLPTLTAQDRKNYRQFRKNLLNDGFIMMQESIYTCLLVNGTSAKFLENKINVYAPKKGLIQSLIITEKQYEAMRLITGEKNNRPENRFERLVVI encoded by the coding sequence ATGAGATTAATGATAATGTTTGATTTGCCAACATTGACTGCTCAAGATAGGAAGAATTATAGACAGTTTAGAAAGAATCTTCTAAATGATGGATTCATAATGATGCAAGAATCTATCTATACTTGTTTATTAGTCAATGGGACTTCCGCAAAATTCTTAGAAAATAAAATCAACGTCTACGCTCCAAAAAAAGGATTGATTCAATCTTTGATTATTACTGAAAAGCAATATGAAGCTATGCGATTAATCACTGGAGAAAAGAACAATCGACCCGAAAATCGTTTTGAAAGACTGGTGGTAATATGA
- the csn2 gene encoding type II-A CRISPR-associated protein Csn2: MNGYDENFYYDLMPELTKLLKSKELSIDTSNWQNYYDKLQSVIRFYVEFDNKRLLLFHGLERLCSLEQINELNDYLKSVELSVVSLESYPMTLKRPGLNTHVYSIDEDHVRFDY; the protein is encoded by the coding sequence ATCAATGGTTACGACGAAAATTTTTATTATGATTTAATGCCAGAATTAACAAAATTACTTAAATCAAAAGAACTTTCAATAGATACTAGTAATTGGCAGAATTATTATGATAAACTTCAATCAGTTATTAGATTTTACGTAGAATTCGATAACAAAAGATTGTTATTATTTCATGGGTTAGAACGCCTATGTAGTTTGGAACAAATTAACGAATTGAATGATTACTTAAAATCCGTCGAGTTATCTGTAGTTAGTCTAGAATCATACCCAATGACATTGAAAAGGCCTGGTTTGAACACCCATGTTTATTCAATAGATGAGGATCATGTTAGATTTGATTACTAA
- a CDS encoding RNA-guided endonuclease InsQ/TnpB family protein, whose amino-acid sequence MKTMPQLPYYYGTKVRIFPSNSQKRLIKKNSDASRFIYNQMAGINQELYFLRQVKIPIKIVQKRIDTLEERLRNPATGISNIHGWLNDKELDSLMKANAIRNYRSAWSMFYKVHNTGIPVFHKKGIEQKYQTSCMYAGKLPITNMNNGNVRLLNNRYIHLPKLGNIRFKGMPKKLLSRKENIRIGTTTVSMDSTGCYYISLQLASEQPFVTVLNINNSSPIGIDLNTDNFITDSDGNTIDNPRYYRSIKGKLAKAQQKLSRRALRAKREHRSLCDSKNYQEQRKIVATIQRRVTNCRKNFLHNVSTTLIKNHDLVVAEELRSKNMLQNHALAMSIADVGWKIFLNMLTYKAELYGQKFITISPYNTTQKCSNCAFVMRGNQKLTLADRKWTCPKCCMHHIRDHNAAKNILNKGLILN is encoded by the coding sequence ATTAAGACCATGCCACAACTTCCCTATTACTATGGAACCAAAGTACGTATTTTTCCATCTAACAGTCAAAAAAGATTAATCAAGAAAAATAGTGACGCTAGTCGTTTTATCTATAATCAAATGGCCGGAATCAATCAAGAACTATATTTCCTTAGACAAGTTAAAATACCAATCAAAATTGTACAAAAACGTATTGACACACTAGAAGAGCGCTTGAGAAATCCTGCTACTGGAATTTCAAATATTCATGGTTGGCTTAATGATAAAGAACTAGATAGCCTAATGAAGGCCAATGCAATTAGAAACTATCGGTCAGCTTGGAGTATGTTTTACAAAGTACACAATACGGGAATACCAGTATTTCACAAAAAAGGAATTGAACAAAAATATCAGACTTCCTGTATGTATGCTGGCAAATTACCCATAACTAATATGAATAATGGCAATGTTCGGCTACTCAATAATCGATATATCCATCTACCTAAACTAGGAAACATACGATTTAAAGGTATGCCTAAAAAATTACTTTCTCGTAAAGAAAACATTCGCATTGGTACCACCACGGTCTCAATGGATTCTACAGGTTGTTACTATATCTCCTTACAACTGGCATCAGAACAACCATTTGTAACTGTGCTAAATATTAATAACAGCTCTCCAATCGGTATTGACTTGAATACCGATAATTTTATAACCGATTCTGATGGTAATACCATTGATAATCCACGTTATTATCGATCTATTAAGGGCAAACTAGCGAAGGCACAACAAAAGTTATCTCGTCGTGCACTACGTGCAAAAAGAGAGCATAGGTCATTATGCGACTCTAAAAACTACCAAGAACAACGCAAAATTGTTGCAACTATCCAACGTAGAGTAACTAATTGTCGTAAAAATTTCTTACATAATGTATCGACAACACTTATCAAAAACCACGATTTGGTTGTCGCTGAAGAGCTTCGAAGTAAGAATATGTTACAGAATCATGCACTTGCCATGAGTATTGCCGATGTTGGCTGGAAAATATTTTTAAATATGTTGACCTACAAGGCTGAACTTTACGGACAAAAATTTATTACTATTAGTCCATACAATACAACGCAGAAATGCAGTAATTGTGCATTTGTAATGCGCGGTAATCAGAAACTAACGTTAGCAGATCGAAAATGGACATGTCCAAAATGTTGTATGCACCATATTCGAGACCATAATGCTGCCAAAAACATTCTGAATAAAGGATTAATATTGAATTAA
- a CDS encoding alpha/beta fold hydrolase — MEKVFEISKGKVNVKVTGDLDSEKTVIALIPGINGTIEYFDEITPLLQEKYTVVALDLLGQGKSTLSDDGKYNIDMQAWSMLEVIARLRITEKIMVFGYGIGGLIAMRMAELRDFAISKFVLLNTPANAKYADMDAHSSLASIPLLGKLAKSPVKSSLYFSKDFDTSKLKNQNVVNDAANTVNRKTDKKLGKIAEEYLEEKALNKRLRVVGLPTLAIFSDGDQILTEAGVKDAKATIGRVPHLVIKDLLGAGHVGMIEKPKEVCDMIVKFDDDTKDFDYTEVESIDDK, encoded by the coding sequence TTGGAAAAAGTATTTGAAATTTCAAAGGGCAAGGTAAACGTTAAAGTTACCGGAGATCTTGATAGTGAGAAGACAGTTATTGCCTTGATTCCTGGGATTAATGGCACGATTGAATATTTTGATGAGATAACACCATTATTGCAGGAAAAGTATACTGTTGTGGCGCTTGATCTGTTGGGCCAGGGTAAGTCGACCTTATCAGATGACGGAAAGTACAATATTGATATGCAAGCTTGGAGCATGTTGGAAGTTATTGCTAGATTGCGTATCACTGAGAAAATCATGGTATTTGGATATGGTATCGGTGGTTTGATTGCTATGAGAATGGCAGAATTGCGTGACTTTGCTATTTCAAAGTTTGTGCTACTAAATACACCAGCTAACGCAAAATACGCTGATATGGATGCTCATTCATCTCTAGCAAGCATTCCATTGCTTGGTAAATTGGCTAAGTCGCCAGTTAAGTCCAGCTTGTACTTCTCTAAAGATTTTGATACTTCTAAATTGAAGAATCAAAACGTTGTTAACGATGCTGCCAATACAGTTAATCGTAAAACTGATAAGAAGTTGGGGAAGATTGCTGAGGAATATTTGGAAGAAAAGGCCTTGAATAAGCGTCTTCGTGTCGTTGGGTTGCCTACATTGGCAATTTTCTCTGATGGTGATCAAATCTTGACTGAAGCCGGTGTTAAAGATGCAAAGGCTACTATTGGCCGTGTGCCACACTTGGTTATTAAGGATTTGTTGGGTGCTGGTCATGTGGGGATGATTGAGAAGCCTAAGGAAGTTTGTGATATGATTGTTAAATTTGACGATGATACTAAGGACTTTGATTATACTGAGGTTGAGAGTATTGATGATAAGTAA
- a CDS encoding glucosamine-6-phosphate deaminase yields MNIIKVQDQDLGGKEAFNLIATDIKNGAKVLGLATGSSPITLYKEMTNSDIDFSNITSVNLDEYVGLNADNEQSYHYFMKDHLFSKKPFKNSYVPDGSNSDAKDATSKYDKIIEENPIDVQVLGIGRNGHIGFNEPGSPLDGKTSKVSLTESTIEANKRFFDDEKDVPRYAYSMGIGSIMKAKKIILLAYGENKADAIAKTVNGPVTSDVPASALQNHPDVTIIVDGAAAAKL; encoded by the coding sequence ATGAATATTATTAAAGTTCAAGATCAAGATTTAGGCGGTAAGGAAGCTTTCAATCTTATTGCTACAGATATTAAAAATGGAGCTAAGGTTCTTGGTTTGGCTACTGGTAGCAGCCCTATCACTCTTTACAAAGAAATGACAAATAGCGATATCGACTTCTCAAATATTACATCAGTTAACCTTGATGAATATGTTGGTTTGAACGCAGACAATGAACAAAGTTACCACTACTTCATGAAGGACCACTTATTCAGCAAGAAACCATTTAAGAATTCATACGTTCCAGATGGTTCAAACTCTGATGCTAAAGACGCTACTTCAAAATACGACAAGATCATTGAAGAAAATCCTATCGATGTCCAAGTTCTTGGTATTGGTAGAAATGGTCACATCGGTTTTAACGAACCCGGCTCACCACTTGATGGTAAGACAAGCAAGGTATCACTAACAGAATCAACGATCGAAGCTAACAAGCGCTTCTTCGATGATGAAAAAGACGTTCCCCGTTATGCTTACTCAATGGGTATCGGCTCAATCATGAAAGCTAAAAAGATCATCTTACTAGCTTACGGTGAAAATAAAGCTGATGCAATTGCCAAAACAGTTAACGGACCAGTTACTTCAGATGTTCCAGCTAGTGCATTGCAAAACCACCCTGATGTTACAATCATCGTCGATGGTGCTGCAGCAGCAAAACTTTAA